In one bacterium genomic region, the following are encoded:
- the folP gene encoding dihydropteroate synthase, producing MKITLGEYTLNLSEKTHIMGILNITPDSFSDGGLYLEKEKAIDYAFKMASEGADIIDIGGQSTRPGSLPVSEKEEKKRVIPVLKALVGKINIPISIDTYSSKVAEECLKEGANIINDISGLRFSPNMAETIAKFNAGCVIMHIKGTPKDMQDNPTYVNLFKEIISYLKEGIKIGEEAGISQIIIDPGIGFGKTLSHNLIIIKELDRLKVLEKPILIGGSRKSFIGQILNLPTSERLEGTLASVCYSILKGANIVRVHDVAKAKRAIDVIDAIRKAKE from the coding sequence TTGAAGATTACATTAGGCGAATATACCCTCAATCTTTCAGAAAAAACCCATATTATGGGAATCTTAAATATAACCCCAGATTCATTTTCAGATGGTGGGCTATATTTAGAAAAAGAAAAGGCTATTGATTATGCCTTTAAGATGGCTTCCGAAGGAGCTGATATTATTGATATAGGAGGACAATCAACAAGGCCAGGCTCTCTTCCTGTATCAGAAAAGGAGGAGAAGAAAAGGGTAATTCCTGTATTAAAAGCCCTTGTTGGTAAAATTAACATTCCAATTTCAATAGATACATATTCTTCCAAAGTTGCAGAAGAGTGTCTTAAAGAGGGTGCAAATATAATAAATGATATAAGTGGTCTTAGGTTTTCACCTAATATGGCAGAGACAATTGCAAAATTTAATGCTGGTTGTGTAATTATGCACATTAAGGGAACGCCAAAGGATATGCAGGATAATCCAACCTATGTCAACCTATTTAAAGAGATTATAAGCTATCTTAAGGAGGGGATAAAAATAGGGGAGGAGGCTGGAATTTCCCAAATAATCATAGACCCTGGTATTGGATTTGGAAAGACCCTATCCCATAATCTTATAATAATTAAGGAATTGGATAGGTTAAAGGTTTTAGAAAAGCCCATATTGATTGGTGGATCAAGAAAATCCTTTATTGGTCAAATATTAAACCTTCCTACATCAGAAAGGCTTGAGGGAACTCTAGCATCTGTTTGTTACTCTATTTTAAAGGGTGCAAATATTGTAAGGGTTCATGATGTAGCAAAAGCAAAGAGGGCAATAGATGTGATAGATGCTATTAGAAAAGCCAAAGAATAA
- a CDS encoding BrnA antitoxin family protein, whose amino-acid sequence MRKEYDFSKAKRNPYASRLKRQVTIRLDEETIKYFKKLSEEAEIPYQTLINLYLRDCAASSRRLSLQWKVA is encoded by the coding sequence ATGAGAAAAGAATATGACTTTTCAAAAGCAAAAAGAAATCCTTATGCTAGCCGTCTTAAACGACAGGTTACAATAAGGCTTGATGAGGAAACAATTAAGTATTTCAAAAAACTTTCAGAAGAAGCGGAAATCCCATATCAAACTTTAATTAATCTCTATTTGCGAGATTGTGCCGCTTCAAGTCGTAGGCTTTCTTTACAATGGAAAGTAGCTTGA
- a CDS encoding BrnT family toxin — MVNISFEWDKNKNSLNKRKHGVSFEEAQTVFSDENALLLDDPDHSDEEDRFILLGLSSNLRILVVCHCYRKNDAIIRIISVRKATRLEQKQYWKRW, encoded by the coding sequence GTGGTAAATATTTCCTTTGAATGGGACAAAAATAAAAATTCTCTAAATAAAAGAAAACATGGAGTATCTTTTGAAGAAGCTCAAACAGTATTTTCTGATGAAAATGCCTTGCTTCTAGATGATCCCGACCATTCAGATGAAGAAGATAGATTTATACTTTTAGGTTTAAGTTCCAATCTTCGCATTCTGGTTGTCTGTCACTGTTATCGTAAAAATGATGCAATAATAAGAATCATATCTGTTCGCAAAGCAACTCGCTTAGAACAGAAGCAATATTGGAAAAGGTGGTGA